One window of Leptotrichia sp. oral taxon 498 genomic DNA carries:
- a CDS encoding manganese-dependent inorganic pyrophosphatase, protein MSILIFGHKNPDTDTICSALAYAELKNKLGKDVKPVRLGELNEETKFVLDYFKVGKPELVTNVAGEKIILVDHNERTQTADGFEEAKVLELIDHHRISNFNVDEPLYARVEPVGCTATIILKLFKEDNLIPSKEVAGLMLSAIISDTLLFKSPTCTPQDTNAGLELAKIAGVNPNEYGLEMLKAGTALGDKTEAELLTMDMKIFEIDGQKIGVAQVNTVNEAELLENKKALLTEINNIISKENLKFFMFVITNILSNDSVAIVEGNGDAVIEKAFGQKVEDNEVVLKGVVSRKKQIVPPLTKAIQD, encoded by the coding sequence ATGTCAATATTAATTTTTGGACATAAAAATCCAGATACGGATACGATTTGTTCGGCATTAGCTTATGCTGAATTAAAAAATAAACTTGGGAAAGATGTAAAACCTGTGAGATTGGGAGAACTTAATGAAGAGACAAAATTTGTTTTGGACTATTTTAAAGTTGGAAAACCTGAACTTGTGACGAATGTCGCTGGGGAAAAAATCATTTTGGTGGACCACAACGAAAGAACTCAAACAGCCGATGGATTTGAAGAAGCAAAAGTTTTGGAATTGATTGACCATCACAGAATTTCTAACTTTAACGTGGACGAACCACTTTATGCGAGAGTTGAGCCAGTTGGATGTACTGCTACAATAATCTTAAAATTATTTAAAGAAGATAATTTAATACCTTCAAAAGAAGTAGCAGGACTTATGTTAAGTGCAATTATTTCTGACACATTGTTATTTAAATCACCAACTTGTACTCCACAAGATACAAATGCAGGGCTTGAGTTAGCGAAAATTGCTGGAGTTAATCCAAACGAATATGGACTTGAAATGTTAAAAGCTGGAACTGCATTAGGTGATAAAACAGAAGCTGAATTACTTACAATGGATATGAAAATTTTTGAAATTGATGGACAAAAAATTGGTGTGGCACAAGTAAATACTGTTAATGAAGCAGAATTGCTGGAAAATAAAAAAGCGTTACTAACAGAAATTAACAATATTATTTCTAAAGAAAACTTGAAATTTTTCATGTTTGTAATTACAAATATTTTGTCAAATGATTCTGTTGCAATTGTTGAGGGGAATGGAGATGCAGTTATTGAAAAAGCGTTTGGACAAAAAGTGGAAGATAACGAAGTTGTTTTAAAAGGGGTAGTTTCTCGTAAAAAACAAATTGTTCCACCTTTGACAAAAGCTATTCAAGATTAA
- a CDS encoding peptidylprolyl isomerase: MKLRKLTLLVGAMMLFVLNIINAKNIKVGEKTKGEKNFEKIMKKFDLEATIHTTKGDINVFLYPEAAPVNVANFVFLAKKGFYDGLTFHRVIPNGIVQGGDPKGDGTGSAGYNVDDEFVDWLNFNNSGMLAMANSGENTNGSQFFISLQGMPSLNGKHTVIGSLKTGSDLAIAKVIRQGDKILSIDIKGKKVDDFLSYFSVETADWESKMQNN; this comes from the coding sequence ATGAAATTAAGAAAATTGACATTGTTAGTCGGTGCAATGATGTTGTTTGTATTAAATATAATAAATGCAAAAAACATAAAAGTTGGTGAAAAGACAAAAGGAGAAAAAAATTTTGAAAAAATAATGAAAAAATTTGACTTGGAAGCTACAATTCACACAACAAAAGGAGATATTAATGTATTTTTGTATCCTGAAGCAGCTCCTGTAAATGTGGCAAATTTTGTGTTTTTAGCAAAAAAAGGATTTTATGATGGATTGACTTTTCATAGAGTTATTCCAAATGGAATTGTGCAAGGTGGAGATCCAAAAGGAGACGGGACTGGAAGTGCTGGATATAATGTCGACGATGAATTTGTAGATTGGTTAAATTTTAATAATAGTGGGATGTTAGCTATGGCAAATTCAGGAGAAAATACGAATGGGAGTCAATTTTTTATATCATTACAAGGAATGCCATCTCTTAATGGAAAGCATACTGTAATTGGTAGTTTAAAAACAGGTTCTGATCTAGCGATTGCAAAAGTTATAAGACAGGGGGACAAAATTTTGAGCATTGATATAAAAGGGAAAAAAGTTGATGACTTTTTGAGTTATTTTTCTGTAGAAACAGCTGACTGGGAAAGCAAGATGCAAAATAATTAA
- a CDS encoding gamma-glutamyl-gamma-aminobutyrate hydrolase family protein: MKKPLIGISGSTTHLENGLFAGYKRSSLDQNYIDSVIRAGGVPYVLPFNTDDEVIEEMVKNVDAIILSGGNDVFPLIYGEEPKEKLGEIFPDRDHFDTILIKTAEKLKKPILGICRGHQLINVIFGGTLHQDLSYAENISIKHFQKAKWNVFTHSISIDKNSFLNDIFESGIGFVNSFHHQIINKIAPGFKPIAKSSDGVIEAIENLNTQNLILGIQWHPEMMSAADKYAHKIFKKFIDYVKSKKKDEI; encoded by the coding sequence ATGAAAAAACCACTCATAGGTATTTCAGGAAGTACAACACATCTTGAAAATGGTCTTTTTGCAGGATATAAGCGCAGTTCTTTAGATCAAAACTACATTGATTCTGTTATTCGTGCTGGAGGAGTTCCATATGTCTTGCCATTCAACACAGACGATGAAGTTATTGAAGAAATGGTAAAAAATGTTGACGCTATTATTTTGTCAGGAGGAAACGACGTGTTTCCGCTAATTTATGGAGAAGAGCCCAAGGAAAAGCTTGGTGAGATTTTTCCAGATAGAGACCACTTTGATACAATCCTAATAAAAACTGCAGAAAAATTAAAAAAGCCTATTTTAGGAATTTGCCGTGGACACCAGTTAATAAATGTTATATTTGGCGGAACGCTACATCAAGATTTATCATATGCAGAAAATATTTCAATTAAACATTTTCAGAAAGCTAAATGGAATGTCTTTACTCACTCAATTTCAATTGATAAAAATAGTTTTTTAAACGATATTTTTGAGAGTGGAATTGGATTTGTAAACAGCTTTCATCATCAGATTATAAATAAAATAGCACCTGGATTTAAGCCGATTGCTAAAAGTAGCGACGGAGTTATTGAAGCGATTGAAAATTTAAATACACAAAATCTTATTTTAGGAATCCAGTGGCATCCTGAAATGATGTCAGCTGCAGATAAATATGCCCACAAAATATTTAAAAAATTTATTGATTATGTAAAAAGCAAGAAAAAAGATGAGATATAA
- the carA gene encoding glutamine-hydrolyzing carbamoyl-phosphate synthase small subunit — MYSLDKQLVLEDGSVYKGYGIGADIEMAGEVVFNTAMTGYQETLSDPSYNGQIITFTYPLIGNYGINRDDYETINPSIKGIVTREICRKPSNFRKEFTLDEVLKDLNIPGISGIDTRSLTKKIREHGTIKGIITGIEKDAQKVAESLRKNNLPTNQIEQVSTKKAFLSSGLGKRVVLIDLGMKSGIMRELNLRGCDIIVMPHDASAKEILRQKPDGIMLSNGPGDPVDVPETISTIKDLIGKVPIFGICMGHQLISLACGAKTYKLKFGHRGANQPVKNLITGKVDITAQNHGYAVDIDSLKDTDLELTHIAVNDGTCEGVRHKKYSVFSVQYHPEASPGPHDPNYLFDQFIENMKKYKY, encoded by the coding sequence ATGTACTCATTGGATAAACAGCTAGTTTTGGAAGATGGCAGTGTGTATAAAGGGTATGGAATTGGTGCAGATATAGAAATGGCGGGAGAGGTTGTATTTAATACAGCGATGACAGGGTATCAGGAAACGCTTTCAGATCCATCATATAACGGACAAATTATTACATTTACATATCCACTAATCGGAAATTATGGTATAAATAGAGATGATTATGAAACTATTAATCCTAGCATAAAGGGAATAGTTACACGTGAAATATGCAGAAAACCTTCTAATTTTAGAAAAGAATTTACTTTGGATGAAGTGCTAAAAGATTTGAATATTCCAGGAATTTCCGGGATTGATACAAGAAGTCTGACAAAAAAGATTAGAGAGCACGGAACAATAAAAGGAATTATTACAGGGATTGAAAAAGATGCGCAAAAAGTTGCAGAAAGTTTGAGAAAAAATAACTTGCCAACTAATCAAATTGAACAAGTGTCGACAAAAAAGGCATTTTTGTCTTCAGGGCTTGGAAAAAGAGTTGTGCTGATTGATTTGGGGATGAAATCTGGAATTATGAGAGAGCTTAATTTAAGAGGCTGTGACATTATCGTTATGCCGCACGATGCAAGTGCAAAAGAGATTTTAAGGCAAAAACCAGATGGAATAATGCTAAGTAATGGACCTGGGGATCCTGTAGATGTGCCAGAAACAATTAGTACAATAAAAGATTTAATAGGAAAAGTTCCAATTTTTGGAATTTGTATGGGACATCAGCTAATTTCACTAGCTTGTGGGGCAAAAACATATAAGTTGAAATTTGGACATAGAGGGGCTAATCAGCCTGTGAAAAATCTAATTACTGGAAAAGTTGATATTACAGCGCAAAATCACGGCTATGCAGTTGATATTGACTCGCTTAAGGATACAGATTTGGAGCTTACTCACATTGCAGTAAATGACGGGACTTGTGAAGGTGTCAGACACAAGAAGTATTCGGTATTTTCAGTGCAATATCATCCAGAAGCGTCACCTGGACCACACGATCCGAACTACTTGTTTGACCAATTTATTGAAAATATGAAAAAATATAAATATTAA
- the carB gene encoding carbamoyl-phosphate synthase large subunit has protein sequence MPKRKDIETILVIGSGPIIIGQAAEFDYAGTQACLSLREEGYKVILVNSNPATIMTDKEIADKVFIEPLTVEFVSKIIRKERPDALLPTLGGQVGLNLAVELHNSGVLSECGVELLGTKLSSIKQAEDRELFRDLMNELNEPVPESDIIHNLEQAREFVSKIGYPVIVRPAFTMGGTGGGICHNDAELKDIVSNGLRYSPVTQCLLEKSIAGYKEIEYEVMRDSNDTAIVVCNMENIDPVGIHTGDSIVVAPSQTLTDREYHMLRDVSLKIIRALKIEGGCNVQLALDPNSFKYYIIEVNPRVSRSSALASKATGYPIAKIAAKIAVGLTLDEIINPVTKNSYACFEPSLDYVVSKIPRFPFDKFEKADRHLGTQMKATGEVMAIGRTYEESLLKAIRSLEYGVHHLGLPNGDEFQLEYILRRIQKAGDERLFFIGEALRRGVTPGNIHEMTKIDMFFLDKMKNIIDIEVELKANVGNPDVLLFAKKFGFSDKVIAHRWNTTEEEVYKLREEYSIKPVFKMVDTCAAEFKSETPYFYSSYEDENESIIGDKKKIVVLGSGPIRIGQGVEFDYATVHAVKAIKEIGYEAIIVNNNPETVSTDFSISDKLYFEPLTEEDVMAIIELEQPEGVVVQFGGQTAINLAEKLDKHGVKILGTALEEIDNAENRDKFEALLHKLNIPQPLGKTAFDTETAVKNAAEIGYPVLVRPSYVLGGRAMEIVYREEELRHYMENAVKVSPDHPVLTDRYLVGKEIEVDAICDGETVVIPGIMEHIERAGVHSGDSIAVYPPQSLSQEHIDTLVDYTVRLAKGLNIVGLLNIQYVISHGEVFVLEVNPRSSRTVPFLSKITKVPMANLAMKGILGESLASKGYKTGLIPTGDKVYTKVPVFSFQKLKDVDTTLGPEMKSTGEVMGSDESLEKSLYKGLISAGIKVKDQGSVLFTISGVAKEEAYKLAQRFSNLGYNLMATEKTAQYFRDRGLRVETVGKINENKYKHNVLDVIYKGHVDMIINTAAKKKSATTDGFKIRRAASEQEIACLTSLDTADALLKVLESISFNVASI, from the coding sequence ATGCCAAAACGAAAAGACATAGAAACAATATTAGTAATTGGTTCAGGACCAATAATAATAGGACAAGCTGCGGAATTTGACTATGCGGGAACACAAGCTTGTCTGTCACTTCGGGAAGAAGGGTACAAAGTAATACTTGTAAATTCAAATCCAGCGACTATTATGACAGATAAGGAAATTGCAGACAAAGTATTTATCGAGCCTTTAACTGTAGAATTCGTTTCAAAAATTATTAGAAAGGAAAGACCAGATGCATTGCTTCCCACGCTTGGCGGACAAGTTGGACTAAATCTTGCTGTAGAACTTCACAATTCAGGAGTTCTTTCAGAATGTGGAGTGGAACTTTTAGGGACAAAGCTATCTTCTATTAAACAGGCTGAGGACAGGGAACTTTTTAGAGATTTGATGAATGAGTTAAACGAGCCTGTGCCAGAATCGGACATCATTCACAATCTTGAACAGGCTAGAGAATTTGTTTCAAAAATTGGGTATCCAGTAATTGTCAGACCTGCTTTTACAATGGGTGGAACAGGTGGAGGAATCTGCCATAACGATGCTGAACTTAAAGATATTGTAAGTAATGGGCTTCGTTATTCGCCAGTGACTCAATGTCTTTTGGAAAAATCTATTGCGGGATATAAAGAAATTGAGTATGAAGTTATGCGAGACAGCAATGATACGGCAATTGTAGTCTGCAACATGGAAAATATTGATCCGGTTGGTATTCATACAGGGGATTCAATAGTTGTGGCACCATCGCAGACATTGACAGATAGAGAATATCATATGTTAAGAGATGTTTCATTAAAAATAATAAGAGCATTAAAAATTGAAGGTGGATGTAATGTGCAGTTGGCACTTGATCCAAATTCATTTAAATACTATATAATCGAAGTAAATCCGAGAGTTTCCCGTTCATCAGCTCTAGCTTCCAAAGCTACAGGTTATCCAATCGCAAAAATTGCAGCAAAAATCGCAGTTGGACTTACGCTTGATGAAATTATAAACCCTGTTACAAAAAATTCTTACGCTTGTTTTGAGCCATCACTAGATTATGTCGTAAGTAAAATACCAAGATTTCCATTTGACAAATTTGAGAAAGCTGATAGACATTTGGGGACTCAAATGAAAGCAACTGGAGAAGTTATGGCAATTGGGAGAACTTACGAAGAAAGTTTATTAAAAGCAATTCGTTCGCTTGAATATGGAGTTCATCATCTAGGACTTCCAAACGGAGATGAATTTCAGTTGGAATATATTTTGCGAAGAATTCAAAAAGCTGGAGATGAAAGACTATTTTTCATTGGAGAAGCGCTAAGACGGGGAGTTACACCTGGTAATATTCACGAAATGACAAAAATAGATATGTTTTTCCTTGATAAAATGAAAAATATTATTGATATTGAAGTGGAATTAAAAGCAAATGTTGGAAATCCTGATGTACTTTTATTTGCCAAAAAATTTGGATTTTCGGACAAAGTTATTGCACATCGTTGGAATACGACTGAAGAAGAAGTTTACAAGCTTCGTGAAGAATATAGTATTAAGCCAGTTTTTAAAATGGTAGATACTTGTGCTGCAGAATTTAAGTCAGAAACACCTTATTTTTATTCAAGCTACGAAGATGAAAATGAGAGTATTATTGGAGATAAGAAAAAAATTGTTGTATTGGGATCAGGACCAATTAGAATTGGACAAGGAGTGGAATTTGACTATGCGACAGTTCATGCTGTAAAGGCAATAAAAGAAATTGGATATGAAGCAATTATTGTAAATAATAACCCTGAAACAGTTTCAACTGACTTTTCAATTTCAGATAAACTTTACTTTGAACCGCTTACAGAAGAAGATGTTATGGCAATTATTGAATTAGAACAGCCTGAAGGAGTCGTAGTTCAATTTGGAGGACAGACTGCGATAAATCTTGCTGAAAAATTGGATAAGCACGGAGTAAAAATACTTGGAACTGCACTTGAAGAAATTGATAACGCTGAAAATAGAGATAAATTTGAAGCATTACTTCATAAATTAAACATTCCACAACCGCTTGGAAAAACTGCGTTTGATACAGAAACAGCTGTAAAAAATGCTGCGGAAATTGGTTATCCTGTGTTAGTAAGACCGTCTTATGTACTTGGAGGTCGTGCGATGGAAATCGTTTACAGGGAAGAAGAGTTAAGACATTATATGGAAAATGCTGTAAAAGTGTCGCCTGATCATCCAGTTTTGACAGATAGATATTTAGTTGGAAAAGAAATCGAAGTGGATGCGATTTGTGATGGAGAAACTGTTGTAATTCCTGGAATAATGGAGCATATCGAAAGAGCGGGAGTTCACTCTGGAGATTCAATTGCTGTTTATCCGCCACAAAGTTTGTCACAAGAGCATATTGACACATTAGTTGATTATACAGTTAGACTTGCAAAAGGACTTAATATAGTTGGACTTCTTAATATTCAGTATGTAATCAGTCACGGAGAAGTTTTTGTTCTGGAAGTAAATCCAAGAAGTTCGAGAACTGTGCCATTCTTGAGTAAAATAACAAAAGTTCCGATGGCAAACTTGGCTATGAAAGGAATTTTGGGAGAATCATTGGCTTCTAAGGGTTATAAAACTGGATTGATACCTACTGGAGATAAAGTATATACAAAAGTTCCGGTATTTAGTTTTCAAAAATTAAAAGATGTGGATACAACACTTGGGCCTGAAATGAAATCAACTGGAGAAGTTATGGGAAGTGATGAAAGCCTTGAAAAATCACTTTACAAGGGATTAATTTCTGCGGGAATAAAAGTAAAGGATCAAGGAAGTGTGCTATTTACAATAAGTGGCGTGGCAAAAGAAGAAGCGTATAAACTTGCTCAAAGATTTTCAAATTTGGGATACAATTTGATGGCGACTGAAAAAACAGCTCAGTACTTTAGAGACAGAGGACTTAGAGTAGAAACTGTCGGAAAAATTAATGAAAATAAATACAAACACAATGTGCTTGACGTAATTTACAAAGGTCATGTGGATATGATTATCAATACCGCAGCTAAGAAAAAAAGTGCGACAACTGACGGATTTAAAATTAGACGAGCTGCGAGTGAACAGGAAATTGCGTGTCTAACTTCACTTGACACAGCTGATGCGCTATTAAAGGTGCTGGAATCTATTTCATTTAATGTAGCATCGATATAA
- a CDS encoding glycosyltransferase family 2 protein yields the protein MEKDKVSIIIPMYNAEKFIARAIESVCSQTYQNWELLIINDKSKDKSFEIANEFAKKDDRIKIVDSKENVGVVRGRNQLIEKATGKYIAFLDADDFWHKKKLEKQINFMKEKGAAISCTEYTRVREDETKINEVVIKEKISYKDMLKNNYLGCLTVIYDAQKLGKRYFKQRDKNEDYVLWLEIVKEVKVIYGLKENLAFYRVLDNSRSSNKFKTAKVRWEIYRNEEKLSFFSAIYYFIHYAFFALKKSK from the coding sequence ATGGAAAAAGACAAAGTTTCAATTATAATTCCAATGTATAATGCAGAAAAGTTTATCGCAAGAGCAATAGAAAGTGTGTGCTCACAAACTTATCAAAACTGGGAGCTGCTTATAATAAATGATAAATCGAAGGACAAAAGTTTTGAAATTGCGAATGAGTTTGCAAAAAAAGACGACAGAATTAAAATTGTAGATTCAAAAGAAAATGTCGGAGTTGTGAGAGGAAGAAATCAGCTGATAGAAAAGGCAACTGGGAAATATATTGCTTTTCTTGACGCTGATGACTTTTGGCACAAAAAAAAATTGGAAAAGCAGATAAATTTTATGAAAGAAAAGGGTGCCGCTATAAGTTGCACTGAATATACGAGAGTTAGAGAAGACGAAACAAAAATAAACGAAGTTGTCATAAAAGAGAAGATTTCTTACAAAGATATGCTAAAAAATAACTATCTAGGCTGTCTTACGGTGATTTATGACGCACAAAAATTGGGAAAAAGATATTTTAAGCAGAGAGATAAAAATGAAGATTATGTGCTGTGGCTGGAAATTGTAAAAGAAGTAAAAGTAATTTATGGACTTAAAGAAAATCTGGCATTTTACAGAGTTTTGGACAATTCTCGCTCGAGTAATAAATTTAAAACAGCAAAAGTCAGATGGGAAATCTACAGAAATGAAGAAAAATTATCATTTTTTAGTGCGATTTACTATTTCATTCACTATGCTTTTTTTGCGTTAAAAAAAAGTAAATAA
- a CDS encoding HAD family hydrolase, translating into MGEKFFDEIELFLFDMDGLLFDTETIYVEYGHEVAKEKGYTITKDIVEKTSGVTNDKARILFKEALGQDFPYDEMMGTVKNYILEKALKGEVPLKLGALELLEFLKKNNKQMILATSSDLHLAEALTEGKDVKKYFSHLITAEDVVHGKPDPEVFLISAEKAGASPEKTVVFEDSFNGIRAAHAAGTFPIMVPDKLKPTDEILKLIYKKFDNLLEVLDYFKEKQ; encoded by the coding sequence ATGGGGGAAAAATTTTTTGACGAAATTGAATTGTTTTTATTTGATATGGACGGCTTGCTATTCGATACAGAAACAATCTATGTGGAATATGGACATGAAGTGGCTAAAGAAAAAGGTTATACAATAACAAAGGACATTGTGGAAAAAACATCAGGTGTTACAAATGACAAAGCAAGAATATTGTTCAAGGAAGCATTGGGACAAGATTTCCCATATGATGAAATGATGGGTACCGTTAAAAATTATATACTGGAAAAAGCTCTAAAAGGGGAAGTTCCGCTAAAACTTGGTGCGTTGGAATTACTTGAATTTTTGAAGAAGAATAATAAACAGATGATTTTGGCAACTTCATCGGATTTACATTTGGCAGAAGCATTGACGGAAGGAAAGGACGTAAAAAAATATTTTTCTCATTTAATAACTGCGGAAGATGTCGTTCACGGTAAACCTGATCCGGAAGTGTTTTTAATAAGTGCCGAAAAAGCTGGAGCATCTCCTGAAAAAACAGTTGTATTTGAAGATTCGTTCAACGGAATAAGGGCAGCGCACGCAGCTGGAACATTTCCCATTATGGTGCCAGATAAATTGAAACCGACTGATGAAATTTTAAAATTGATTTATAAAAAATTCGACAATTTATTGGAAGTGCTTGATTACTTTAAGGAAAAGCAATAA
- a CDS encoding adenylosuccinate synthase — protein sequence MGSNTFVIVGTQWGDEGKGKIIDVLSPKADYVVRFQGGNNAGHTVVVNDEKFILHLLPSGIINSAGKCIIGAGVVIDIEVLLKEIEELEKRGRKLDNLFIDERAHIIMPYHIAIDKAKEEAMGENKIGTTQRGIGPCYIDKIARNGIRIGDLLEPERFRDKLAWNVAEKNDMLTRYGKETFDLKKLYNKFMKLAEKIKFRIIDAVVEINEGIEAGKVVLFEGAQALMLDIDYGTYPYVTSSSPTSGGVTVGTGVAPTKISRVLGVMKAYTTRVGEGPFPTELENEDGETLRKVGHEFGATTGRPRRCGWLDLVIGKYAVLIDGLTDIVLTKLDVLTGFEKIKVAVGYEIDGKVCYSYPGNLRKSKDLKVIYKELDGWNEDITQIKNYEDLPENCKKYIEYIENKLKCRVSMISVGPERTQNIYRYDLGEFVK from the coding sequence ATGGGAAGTAATACTTTTGTAATAGTGGGAACGCAGTGGGGAGATGAAGGAAAAGGTAAAATAATAGATGTGCTGTCTCCAAAAGCGGACTATGTAGTGAGATTTCAAGGAGGAAATAACGCAGGACATACAGTTGTCGTAAATGATGAAAAATTCATTTTGCACTTATTGCCATCTGGAATAATAAATTCAGCTGGAAAGTGTATAATTGGAGCTGGAGTTGTGATTGACATTGAAGTTTTATTAAAAGAAATTGAAGAATTGGAAAAAAGAGGAAGAAAATTAGATAATTTATTTATTGATGAAAGAGCACATATAATAATGCCTTATCATATTGCAATTGACAAAGCGAAAGAAGAAGCTATGGGAGAAAATAAAATTGGGACAACTCAAAGAGGAATCGGGCCTTGCTATATTGACAAAATCGCAAGAAATGGAATTAGAATCGGAGATTTGCTGGAACCAGAAAGATTTAGAGATAAATTAGCTTGGAATGTGGCAGAAAAAAACGACATGCTCACTAGATATGGAAAAGAAACTTTTGATTTGAAAAAACTTTATAATAAATTTATGAAACTTGCTGAAAAGATTAAATTTAGAATCATTGATGCAGTTGTGGAAATTAACGAAGGGATTGAAGCTGGAAAAGTGGTGCTTTTTGAAGGAGCTCAAGCGTTAATGCTGGACATTGACTACGGAACTTATCCTTATGTAACTTCATCATCGCCAACATCTGGTGGAGTAACAGTTGGAACCGGGGTTGCACCGACAAAAATTTCAAGAGTTCTTGGAGTTATGAAAGCATACACAACAAGAGTTGGAGAAGGACCTTTTCCAACAGAATTGGAAAATGAAGATGGAGAAACTTTGAGAAAAGTTGGACATGAATTTGGTGCGACAACTGGGCGTCCTAGAAGATGTGGATGGCTTGATTTAGTAATCGGAAAATATGCGGTTCTAATTGATGGATTGACAGATATTGTGTTGACAAAATTAGATGTATTGACAGGATTTGAAAAAATTAAAGTTGCAGTTGGTTATGAAATTGATGGAAAAGTTTGTTATTCATATCCTGGAAACTTGAGAAAATCTAAAGACTTGAAAGTAATTTACAAAGAATTGGATGGATGGAACGAAGATATTACTCAAATAAAAAATTACGAAGATTTGCCTGAAAATTGTAAAAAATATATTGAATATATTGAAAATAAATTGAAATGCCGTGTTTCAATGATTTCAGTTGGACCTGAAAGAACTCAGAATATTTATAGATATGATTTGGGAGAGTTTGTAAAATAG
- a CDS encoding tetratricopeptide repeat protein, with translation MKKVLISIVFLISIDIFADINSEIKNLKQLKVDNEFIEGYKKAVNEFSSTKKLSDKYMAEYLNIGMIYLKNSKYDEAIELYNRILKSNLKNVSTNYWAYYGISSAYFYKKNFKNSFEYGKKAIEMDIKQKKELPFIPKDKMEDYRRRNLAERTFLSGYSQEKYEEILNIFLETIKDENYKNVISKDEIIIKALVSATMQIRKKDEKLSDKYLKELEKLKIFKVVKVD, from the coding sequence ATGAAAAAAGTTTTAATTTCAATTGTATTTTTAATTTCAATAGATATATTTGCAGATATTAATAGTGAAATAAAAAATTTGAAGCAACTTAAAGTAGATAATGAATTTATTGAAGGATATAAAAAGGCAGTAAATGAATTTTCTTCTACGAAAAAATTATCTGACAAATATATGGCAGAATATCTTAATATCGGTATGATTTATTTAAAAAATTCAAAATATGATGAAGCAATAGAGCTGTATAATAGAATTTTAAAAAGTAATTTAAAAAATGTAAGTACTAATTATTGGGCTTATTATGGAATTTCATCAGCGTATTTTTACAAAAAGAATTTTAAAAATTCATTTGAGTATGGGAAAAAAGCGATAGAAATGGATATTAAGCAGAAAAAAGAATTACCGTTCATTCCAAAAGATAAAATGGAAGATTATAGAAGAAGAAATTTAGCAGAAAGAACTTTTTTATCAGGGTACTCACAAGAAAAATATGAAGAAATATTAAATATATTTTTAGAAACAATCAAAGACGAAAATTATAAAAATGTCATTTCAAAAGATGAGATAATAATAAAAGCGTTAGTGAGTGCAACGATGCAAATCAGGAAAAAAGATGAAAAACTTTCTGATAAGTATTTGAAAGAATTAGAAAAGTTAAAAATTTTTAAAGTTGTCAAAGTTGATTAA